CAAAGTCGAAAGTCTTATCTTCTTTTGCAGCATTGTAATTATCAGCAAAAGAACCACCATCAAAGTTTCTACCAAGAATACCACGTGCTCCAACTTCAAAATCAAGAGCAAAAGTAGCACTTAGCATTAAAACAGCTGTAAAAGCCATAGCAATAATCTTCTTCATTTTAATACATCTCCTCTTTAAGTAGATTCATAATATTATAACAAAAGAGTAACGTATTTTTGTTACTATTGCAAATCACTTTATTTTCACGAGCCGGTACCATCATATTTTCTAGCCCCTAAAAGCCAGAATCTGTAACTAAGATAAAAGAACAGAAGGCCTATGAGTGGTGAAAGCCACGAAAGAAGCGGAATATTATCAGGACGCAGAATTACCAGTGAAGGATAATACGCAATAAACGCAATCGGAATCACAAAAGTAAAGATAATTCTGAAAACTGTATTAAAAATACTTGCCGGATATTTTGCAAAATCCTTAAAGCGGAACATGATTACCATAATATATCCCGAATTCTGAATCCAGAAACAGGTAGCAGCTGCAAAATTCATAATTGCTATCATAAAAAGTGATGCTGCTATCAAAAAAAGCAGAGTCTGTGCAAGAATCACAAAGGTCACAGGTATTCCCAAATGACTCCAGGCAAAGGCTAAAGTTCCCACACCGAAACAAAGCTGTCCCAGTCCCTTAACATCAAAAACTTCAGAAATATAATAGAAGAATATGTTGATTGGGCGGAAACAGTACTTTATAAAATCTCCGGTTTTTACTGCATAACGAAGATTCCAGTTATTGTCAAAAAAGCACTGAACCGGAGTCAAAGCAACCAGCGAAAAGCCATACAGAAAAAGCATTTCGTACATTGTCCAGCCATTGATTGATGGAAAGTTTCTGAACAAAATTCCAAAAGTCACAAAACCAACAAGATTCGAAACTATCATTCCTATATTCGAAATAATAAAATCTGCACGATAACTCATCTTACTTTTCAAATCCTGTACAAGAATCTTTCTAT
The Treponema bryantii DNA segment above includes these coding regions:
- a CDS encoding ABC transporter permease, translating into MSNTVATKRRGLRFYLDIYRKILVQDLKSKMSYRADFIISNIGMIVSNLVGFVTFGILFRNFPSINGWTMYEMLFLYGFSLVALTPVQCFFDNNWNLRYAVKTGDFIKYCFRPINIFFYYISEVFDVKGLGQLCFGVGTLAFAWSHLGIPVTFVILAQTLLFLIAASLFMIAIMNFAAATCFWIQNSGYIMVIMFRFKDFAKYPASIFNTVFRIIFTFVIPIAFIAYYPSLVILRPDNIPLLSWLSPLIGLLFFYLSYRFWLLGARKYDGTGS